Within Macaca nemestrina isolate mMacNem1 chromosome X, mMacNem.hap1, whole genome shotgun sequence, the genomic segment cttaaatgtaaaacccaaaaccacaaaaaccctagaaaaaacctagacaataccattcaggacacaggcatgggcaaagacttcatgacaaaattgccaaaagcaattgcaacaaaagccaaaattgacaaatgggatctaattgaactgCACAGGGCTCTGCACAGGAAAAgcaactatcatcagagtaaacacgcaacctacagaatgggagaaaatttttgcaatctacccatctgacaaacgtctaatatccagaatttacaaggaacttaaacaaatttacaagaataaaacaagcaaccccatcaaaaagtgggcaaaggatatgaacagacacttctcaaaagaagacatttatgtggccaaaatgaatatgaacagacacttctcaaaagaagacatttatgtggccaaaatgaatatgaacagacacttctcaaaagaagacatttatgtgaccaaaacatatataaaaaaaagctcaacatcactgatcattaaaaaaatgcaagTCAATAAGACAATACCACAAGGAGATATCATATCTCACCACTCaaaatgatgattattaaaaactcaagaaacaatagatgctggtgaggctgtggagaaataggaacacttttacactgttggtgggaatgtaaattagttcaaccattatggaagacagtttggtgatttcttaaGGATCTacaaacagaaataccatttgatccagcaatcccattactgggtatataccaaaaggaatataaatctttccagtataaatacacatgcacatgtatgtttattgcagcactatttagaataacaaagtcatggaaccaacccaaatgcccatcaatgatagactggataaagataatgtggtatgtatacaccataaaatactacacagccataaaaaggaatgagatcacgtcttttgcagggacatggatgaagctgaaagccatcatcttcagcaaactaacacaggggcagaaaaccaaacactgcatgatctcattcataagtgggagttaaacaatgagaacatgtaCATTCATTTGTGAAAACATTGATCTCTTTAGCCTAGTTTGACTAAATTCGTGGCCCTGAGCTACCTACTTCAGTACTGAAGAAAGCATCTGGGATGTAGACAATTTCAGAGGTGAGTAACCCCCACATATGAAGACAGTGGCCTCTGAAAGAATTCCAGGGCATAAGATTACTGAATGTAATATTCTGTGGAATGTAACAGTATTCATTACCATCAAGAATTTAAGGAAGAATTTCAGTTGTAACTGCAGATGGCAACCCTATATAAATCTTTTATCTTTCCAATGCCCCACTGAAAAATGCAACCATCATAGTCTTCAACTTGGTGACTGAAGTCTAGGATTACAGCTATATTTTAGCCCAATTATTTTAGTAGAGCTCTCAGAAAATAAAGCAGCTGACTCACCTCTTCCTGGATAAAGTGTTTGGATTATGCCTCCCCAAATACACATGTGTGCTggcatgcatacacatacataaaccCTCTGAATAAATAGCTTCTATTCTGATGCGGCCATTCCTGCCCTGTGGGGCCACAACAAACTTTGACATACTAAGTGAAGAATAGAAAATCCAGTCCTTACTGTCTAGCAACCTTCATCCTCATCTCCCACCCATTCTAGTGCACTCTGGCTCTAGTCACCCTGGAGAGTGGCTGTTACACAAACTTGTAACTACACTCCTCTAGGCCTTTCCTGTTGCTGTTACTTCGGGTTAGAATACTACTAAAACCCTTCCCATGTATTCATCACTTAGAGTTCAACTTCTTCTTGAGGCTTTATTGGAAACTGTCCACAATTTAACATACCCCAGACTAAGCTGTAATTAATTACTTACTTCTGCGTTTGTATCACATGTTAATTGACCCTCCACCAGAGCATCTATTTTatgagtcatgtttaataaataaggttaaagatcagatggtgtgAGAGAAAGTAATATGCTTGAGACTGACAGACCTGAGTGGTCTCTTTCTTTTATTGCTGCTTGACTTTGGACAGGTACATTTACCTCCATGaaccagtttcctcatctgtaaaataaggatcaTTAAGAGTAGCTACCTAATAGCTAGCATTATATGAATTAGTACGAGGAAAGTGAAAGCACCAGAAACAGTGCCTGCACAGTCAGTGCTCCATAAGTGCTATCTCTCATTATTATTACCATTGTTTGAACCTATCTCAGAATGTAAGCACCACACAAAAAGGGAAAAATCCTATGTTTGTACTCTCATAtacagcactgtgcctggcatgtggcatgtggtcagtaaatatctgttgagtgaATGGATGCTTTAAGGAGTCTGTAAAATAATTCTCATCGTTagcgtcctcctcctcctcctcccttcctccaccttctgcTCCACCTCTTCCTCTCTGAATCCGCTACCACCTGATAGCATGGTGCTTTATGCCCCACAGAAAAACTTCAAGTGGAGGGAGCATCACTGAACGCTCCTCATCCCTTGACCCTTTTGCTGTATCTGTTACTCCTTTTCTTGAATTATCTTCTCTAACAAGTTCAAGTTCAGCAGCAACCACTTCAACCAGCCTAGCCTGCCCTTCAGAGGTGAGGGGGAGGGAATGAGAGGCAAGGCAAGGAAGACAGGGAATGGGGCGTGGCCACTACGATGCAAAGCCTGACTGCGCCTGCGTAGGCTGCGGCAAAATAACGTTCTGAGGCTTGCAGTCGTTGCTGGCCAGCGCTTGTGTAGAAAGATCGCTCTTCACACCAGATATCACTTTTGATCCTTCCAGCTCCAGGGTCTCGGGCTTCAGCTTTGTGCCGAGGCACCAACACTGCTACGGTCCTCTCTCCGACTGATCGCTGATCTCACCCTTCCCCCTCCTGTCTCCTGGAAACATGTCTCTGGTAAGCCAGAATGCACGCCGCTGTAACGCAGAGATCACTGCAGATTACAGCGACGGCAGAGGTGAAATACAAGCTACTAACGCCTCCGGGCCCCCCACCCCCATGCTAGTCGTTGATGTCCCCCAGTGCCCTCAGGCACCAATCAACCCTCAGTGTGTCAACACTTCCCTGGCCGTTCAGGACACGAATGACCTGGAAGTCCTGATCGACGAGCAGTCCAGACGTTTGGGGGCGCTCAGGGTCCACGACCCTCTAGAAGACAGGTCGATTGCTTTGGTGAATTTCATGAGAATGAAAAGCCAGAAGGAGGGGTCTATTCAGCAGTCCGAGATGCTGGAGTTTCTCAGAGAGTACTCAGATCAGTTCCCTGAGATCCTCAGACGAGCCTCAGCTCACCTGGACCGGGTCTTTGGGTTGAACCTGAGAGTTATTGATCCACAGGCTGACACATACAATTTAGTCAGCAAACGGGGTTCCCAGATCACCGATAGGATAGTGGAGTCCTTGGACATGCCAAAAGCAAGTCTCCTGGCCCTAGTCCAAGGCCACATCCTCTTGAATGGGAACCGAGCAAGAGAGGCATCCATTTGGGACCTGCTGCTAAAAGTTGATATGTGGGATAAGCCTCAGAGGATCAATAACCTCTTTGGGAACACAAGGAACCTCCTCACCACTGACTTTGTGCGCATGCGATTCTTGGAGTACTGGCCGGTGTATGGCACTAATCCCCTTGAATTTGAGTTCTTGTGGGGCTCTAGAGCCCATAGTGAAATCACAAAGATGGAAGCCCTGAAGTTTGTGTCAGATGCCCATGATGAAGAACCCCAGAGCTGGCCAGAAGAATATAACAAGGCCCTGGAAGCTgacaaaaccaaagaaagaagCCTGACTGCTGGCTTAGAGTTCTGGTCGGAGGACACTATGAATGATAAGGCAAATGATTTGGTCCAGTTGGCTATTAGTGTCTCTGAGGAGTTGCTGCCTATACATCAAGATGAGCTATTGGCTCACACTGGCAAAGAATTTGAggatgtgttcccaaatatcctcaATAGAGCTACTCTAATTCTTGATATGTTCTATGGGTTGTCTCTGATTGAGGTTGATACCAGTGAGCACATATACCTCCTTGTCCAGCAACCAGAATCAGAGGAAGAGCAAGTGATGCTAGAGAGCCTGGGGAGACCCACTCAAGAATATGTAATGCCAATCCTAGGTTTGATATTCTTGATGGGCAACCGTGTCAAAGAGGCCAATGTCTGGAACTTGCTTCAAAGATTTAGTGTGGATGTAGGGAGAAAGCATGCCATCACCTGTAAGCTTATGAGACAGCGCTATCTGGAATGCAGGCCACTGTCCTACTCTAACCCAGTTGAATATGAGCTTCTATGGGGTCCTCGAGCTCACCATGAAACCACCAAAATGAAAGTCTTGGAGTACATGGCCAGGCTCTACAGAAAGCGACCACAGGACTGGCCAGAACAATATAGGGAGGCTGTGGAAGATGAGGAGGCCAGAGCCAAATCTGAGGCAACTACCATGTTCTTCCTTGGTCCCATGTGAAGTCTAGGGAATATGTATCACTTCAGCTGAGTGGCATCCATTAAAGATGCCTTGGTAAAATTGGCACTGGGGCTCTAAATTAGAATCCGGGGAGGGATTGGGTGGGAAGTACACATTGTGCTTACTGTCTGTGTTCCAATTCTAGtagtatttccttccttttaatatACCCTTGAATTAGGTTAATGATCAAtatttataaatggaatt encodes:
- the LOC105496927 gene encoding melanoma-associated antigen E2 — encoded protein: MSLVSQNARRCNAEITADYSDGRGEIQATNASGPPTPMLVVDVPQCPQAPINPQCVNTSLAVQDTNDLEVLIDEQSRRLGALRVHDPLEDRSIALVNFMRMKSQKEGSIQQSEMLEFLREYSDQFPEILRRASAHLDRVFGLNLRVIDPQADTYNLVSKRGSQITDRIVESLDMPKASLLALVQGHILLNGNRAREASIWDLLLKVDMWDKPQRINNLFGNTRNLLTTDFVRMRFLEYWPVYGTNPLEFEFLWGSRAHSEITKMEALKFVSDAHDEEPQSWPEEYNKALEADKTKERSLTAGLEFWSEDTMNDKANDLVQLAISVSEELLPIHQDELLAHTGKEFEDVFPNILNRATLILDMFYGLSLIEVDTSEHIYLLVQQPESEEEQVMLESLGRPTQEYVMPILGLIFLMGNRVKEANVWNLLQRFSVDVGRKHAITCKLMRQRYLECRPLSYSNPVEYELLWGPRAHHETTKMKVLEYMARLYRKRPQDWPEQYREAVEDEEARAKSEATTMFFLGPM